A region from the Bacteroidales bacterium genome encodes:
- a CDS encoding N-acetylmuramoyl-L-alanine amidase produces the protein MQQQKNTYFFEEPHRVNKAQGCFLYVKVNHLGNVRVVLSDFRQWNDANNDNTYQSTENETVVQSWNDYYAFGMIMPGRNFSSNSYRFGFNGKEKDDELKGNGNSYDYGYRTYDPRICRFLSIDPLTKEYPWYTPYQFAGNKPIMAVDLDGLEEKPVNETVAVDPGHGIDGSTNPKVDPGAVNGTDYEKDIVLNIANSVNKYLKEWNTGTVMTRTGDLTTDKNQIDYRLDVANNNNANVFLSIHTNSVASGNPSGFLVCYDPNNQTNGTESKKLAENIVNKQSIMSIRGTGLQERPGELGVLRDFKGKAAALVEVGFISNANDVVLMKTNADEIGKQIATGVYKFLNNADPPAPKVEKSAGVITPTPAPIIQAPPALSRTFQ, from the coding sequence ATGCAGCAACAAAAAAACACATATTTTTTTGAAGAACCCCATAGAGTAAATAAGGCACAGGGGTGTTTTTTGTACGTAAAGGTAAACCATTTAGGGAATGTCCGCGTGGTGCTCTCTGATTTTAGACAGTGGAATGACGCTAACAACGATAATACTTATCAAAGCACCGAAAACGAAACTGTTGTGCAAAGCTGGAATGACTACTATGCATTTGGTATGATAATGCCCGGAAGAAATTTCTCATCAAACTCATATCGGTTCGGTTTCAATGGTAAGGAGAAGGATGATGAGTTAAAGGGTAATGGAAATAGCTACGATTATGGTTATAGAACATACGACCCAAGAATTTGTAGATTCTTAAGTATTGACCCTTTGACTAAAGAGTATCCTTGGTATACTCCTTATCAGTTTGCAGGAAACAAACCTATTATGGCTGTTGACTTAGATGGATTAGAAGAAAAACCAGTAAATGAAACCGTTGCTGTAGATCCAGGACATGGTATAGATGGCTCAACTAATCCCAAAGTTGATCCTGGTGCTGTTAATGGTACTGATTATGAAAAAGATATTGTTTTAAACATAGCAAATAGTGTTAATAAATACTTGAAAGAATGGAATACAGGAACTGTTATGACAAGAACAGGAGATTTAACAACAGACAAAAATCAAATTGATTATAGATTAGATGTTGCTAATAATAACAATGCAAATGTATTTTTAAGTATACATACTAATTCTGTTGCTAGTGGAAATCCAAGTGGTTTTCTTGTTTGTTACGACCCTAATAATCAGACAAATGGAACTGAAAGTAAAAAATTAGCTGAAAATATAGTTAATAAACAAAGTATAATGAGTATTAGAGGAACAGGGCTTCAAGAAAGACCGGGAGAGCTTGGTGTTTTGAGAGATTTTAAAGGCAAAGCCGCAGCATTGGTTGAAGTTGGTTTTATTTCTAATGCTAATGATGTGGTATTAATGAAAACAAATGCAGACGAGATTGGTAAGCAAATAGCAACAGGAGTATATAAATTCTTAAATAATGCAGATCCTCCAGCGCCTAAAGTTGAAAAAAGTGCGGGGGTAATAACTCCAACACCTGCTCCAATTATTCAAGCACCACCTGCTTTAAGTCGCACATTTCAATAA
- a CDS encoding DUF6624 domain-containing protein — translation MRKLWAKNNFNPKYYNEKLDKTNTEEFEKIISKIGWPSKSKVGKIASDYAWVLIQHTKDNKLANKALILMKNLPAGEQDWNKISKTIDRIRVKKGQPQLYGTSFKIDIKTKKLSVDTIYDIKNIDKRRKKIGLEESFKVFKARVIKDYNFFLKQKK, via the coding sequence ATGAGAAAATTATGGGCAAAAAATAATTTTAATCCAAAATATTACAACGAAAAATTAGACAAAACAAATACAGAAGAATTTGAAAAAATTATCAGTAAAATCGGATGGCCGTCAAAAAGCAAAGTCGGTAAAATAGCATCTGATTATGCGTGGGTTCTAATTCAGCACACAAAAGATAATAAACTTGCAAACAAAGCATTGATTTTAATGAAAAATTTACCAGCTGGAGAGCAAGACTGGAACAAAATTAGTAAAACCATAGATAGAATAAGAGTTAAAAAAGGACAACCTCAATTATATGGAACATCTTTTAAAATTGATATCAAAACTAAAAAATTATCAGTTGATACAATTTATGATATAAAAAATATTGATAAAAGAAGGAAAAAGATAGGATTAGAAGAATCATTTAAAGTATTTAAGGCAAGAGTTATTAAAGATTATAATTTTTTTTTAAAGCAAAAAAAATAA
- a CDS encoding relaxase/mobilization nuclease domain-containing protein gives MIIKIKSHKKPNFKKLINYLIHDKDRLFDSGKSFEVLRNLKGYSIDEWVEQYKENEKLRQNKRSDSVILTHEIISFHKDDAKNISLDKLEDIARQYVRERGNGMFIAVPHFDKEHFHIHICVSGVEYKTGKGMRLAKVDLQKFKKKIQQYQIEKYPELNKSIVNHGNGKKELALSDKEYKFKERTGRASGKEKLKVMLNTCYKKANSKSEFYKNLKDSGLQAYIRGGRISGIVFNEKKYRLKTLGFTEEKLQGLDKSLGREKEISEIRKKSKEKIISRNF, from the coding sequence TGATAGCGGAAAAAGTTTTGAAGTATTGCGTAATTTAAAAGGGTATAGCATTGACGAATGGGTAGAGCAATACAAAGAAAACGAAAAGTTAAGACAAAACAAAAGATCCGACTCGGTTATTCTAACCCACGAAATAATCAGTTTTCATAAGGACGACGCAAAAAATATTTCATTAGACAAGCTTGAAGATATCGCAAGGCAATATGTTCGGGAGCGAGGAAATGGAATGTTTATAGCAGTTCCACATTTTGACAAAGAACATTTCCATATTCACATTTGCGTATCAGGAGTTGAGTATAAGACAGGCAAAGGAATGCGTTTAGCGAAAGTTGATTTGCAAAAATTCAAAAAGAAAATACAACAATATCAAATTGAAAAATATCCTGAGTTAAACAAATCAATAGTAAATCACGGAAACGGAAAAAAAGAATTAGCCCTATCGGATAAAGAATACAAATTTAAAGAACGCACTGGTAGGGCTTCGGGCAAGGAAAAATTAAAAGTAATGCTTAACACTTGCTATAAAAAAGCAAATTCAAAAAGTGAATTTTATAAAAACTTAAAAGATAGCGGACTTCAAGCATACATAAGGGGTGGCAGAATTTCAGGAATTGTTTTTAACGAGAAAAAATATAGATTGAAAACTTTGGGTTTTACTGAAGAAAAGTTGCAAGGGCTTGATAAATCATTAGGTCGTGAAAAAGAAATAAGCGAAATAAGAAAAAAGTCGAAAGAAAAAATTATTAGTCGTAATTTTTAA